From the genome of Ctenopharyngodon idella isolate HZGC_01 chromosome 23, HZGC01, whole genome shotgun sequence, one region includes:
- the pde7a gene encoding high affinity cAMP-specific 3',5'-cyclic phosphodiesterase 7A isoform X11, whose product MGIALIWSIITVLVRWILSKRRGAISYDSSDQTALYIRMLAVTNKTIKPSFVFTPGDVRVRSQVGFEPERRGSHPYLGVDFRTLHSRAESAGSIPARRIRRLFSFQRHLLSSRLLRGAPHLNPLHILDEDYCGQAKCMLEKVGSWNFDIFLFDRLTNGNSLVFLTFHLLNQYGLIELFQLDMVKVRRFLVLVQEDYHNQNPYHNAVHAADVTQAMHCYLREPKLAQSLTSFDILLGLLAAATHDLDHPGVNQPFLIKTNHYLAALYRNTSVLENHHWRSAVGLLRETDLFSHLPAEDSLSIERQLGSLILATDISRQNDYLSRFRTHLDENDLCLGHSTHRHFVLQMALKCADICNPCRPWELSKQWSEKVTEEFFHQGDIEKKHKLEISPLCDSEANTIASVQIGFMTYVVEPLFAEWARFSDTRLSQTMLGHLGLNKASWSAMEPEVSGSSEEGESESARATEEPSSRALSQGSQES is encoded by the exons ctgtgacaaacaaaacaatcaaaccCTCATTCGTGTTTACACCAG GAGATGTGAGAGTGAGAAGTCAGGTAGGATTTGAACCTGAACGAAGAGGCTCGCACCCATACCTGGGCGTCGATTTCCGCACTTTGCACT CCCGTGCTGAGTCAGCAGGGTCGATTCCAGCTCGGAGAATCCGGAGGCTTTTTAGTTTCCAGCGACACCTGCTTTCGTCCCGTCTGCTACGAGGAGCGCCACACCTCAACCCCCTCCACATACTGGACGAGGACTACTGCGGTCAGGCAAAG TGTATGCTTGAAAAGGTTGGAAGCTGGAATTTTGACATATTCCTCTTTGACAGACTTACAAATG gAAACAGTCTCGTCTTCTTGACATTTCATTTGCTGAACCAGTATGGCCTCATCGAACTCTTCCAGTTAGACATGGTTAAAGTGCGTCGATTTCTAG TTCTGGTTCAAGAAGACTACCACAATCAAAACCCTTACCATAATGCAGTCCATGCTGCTGATGTCACCCAGGCCATGCACTGTTACCTGAGAGAACCCAAG CTCGCCCAGTCCCTCACATCGTTCGACATCCTCTTAGGTTTGCTGGCAGCGGCCACACACGATCTGGACCACCCTGGAGTCAACCAGCCTTTCCTCATCAAAACTAACCATTACCTTGCAGCTTTGTACCGG AATACCTCAGTTCTGGAGAACCATCACTGGAGGTCTGCAGTGGGTCTGCTCAGAGAGACCGATCTCTTTTCACATCTTCCTGCTGAGGACAG TCTGAGTATAGAGAGGCAGCTGGGATCACTGATCCTGGCCACAGATATCAGCCGACAGAATGACTACCTGTCCCGGTTCAGGACACATCTGGATGAGAATGACCTGTGTTTAGGACACTCTACTCATCGGCATTTCGTTCTGCAG ATGGCCCTGAAGTGTGCAGATATCTGTAACCCATGTAGACCGTGGGAGCTCAGCAAACAATGGAGTGAGAAGGTCACAGAAGAATTCTTCCACCAAG GTGACATTGAAAAGAAGCATAAACTTGAAATCAGTCCACTGTGTGACAGTGAAGCCAACACCATAGCCAGTGTTCAAATCG GTTTCATGACTTACGTGGTGGAGCCTCTTTTTGCAGAGTGGGCGCGTTTTTCAGACACGCGGCTCTCTCAGACCATGCTTGGTCATTTGGGCCTGAACAAGGCCAGTTGGAGTGCCATGGAGCCCGAGGTGTCGGGGAGCTCCGAGGAGGGGGAGTCCGAGTCGGCCCGAGCCACCGAAGAGCCCAGTTCCAGAGCCTTATCTCAGGGAAGCCAAGAGTCATGA
- the pde7a gene encoding high affinity cAMP-specific 3',5'-cyclic phosphodiesterase 7A isoform X13 — MGIALIWSIITVLVRWILSKRRGAISYDSSDQTALYIRMLAVTNKTIKPSFVFTPDVRVRSQVGFEPERRGSHPYLGVDFRTLHSRAESAGSIPARRIRRLFSFQRHLLSSRLLRGAPHLNPLHILDEDYCGQAKCMLEKVGSWNFDIFLFDRLTNGNSLVFLTFHLLNQYGLIELFQLDMVKVRRFLVLVQEDYHNQNPYHNAVHAADVTQAMHCYLREPKLAQSLTSFDILLGLLAAATHDLDHPGVNQPFLIKTNHYLAALYRNTSVLENHHWRSAVGLLRETDLFSHLPAEDSLSIERQLGSLILATDISRQNDYLSRFRTHLDENDLCLGHSTHRHFVLQMALKCADICNPCRPWELSKQWSEKVTEEFFHQGDIEKKHKLEISPLCDSEANTIASVQIGFMTYVVEPLFAEWARFSDTRLSQTMLGHLGLNKASWSAMEPEVSGSSEEGESESARATEEPSSRALSQGSQES; from the exons ctgtgacaaacaaaacaatcaaaccCTCATTCGTGTTTACACCAG ATGTGAGAGTGAGAAGTCAGGTAGGATTTGAACCTGAACGAAGAGGCTCGCACCCATACCTGGGCGTCGATTTCCGCACTTTGCACT CCCGTGCTGAGTCAGCAGGGTCGATTCCAGCTCGGAGAATCCGGAGGCTTTTTAGTTTCCAGCGACACCTGCTTTCGTCCCGTCTGCTACGAGGAGCGCCACACCTCAACCCCCTCCACATACTGGACGAGGACTACTGCGGTCAGGCAAAG TGTATGCTTGAAAAGGTTGGAAGCTGGAATTTTGACATATTCCTCTTTGACAGACTTACAAATG gAAACAGTCTCGTCTTCTTGACATTTCATTTGCTGAACCAGTATGGCCTCATCGAACTCTTCCAGTTAGACATGGTTAAAGTGCGTCGATTTCTAG TTCTGGTTCAAGAAGACTACCACAATCAAAACCCTTACCATAATGCAGTCCATGCTGCTGATGTCACCCAGGCCATGCACTGTTACCTGAGAGAACCCAAG CTCGCCCAGTCCCTCACATCGTTCGACATCCTCTTAGGTTTGCTGGCAGCGGCCACACACGATCTGGACCACCCTGGAGTCAACCAGCCTTTCCTCATCAAAACTAACCATTACCTTGCAGCTTTGTACCGG AATACCTCAGTTCTGGAGAACCATCACTGGAGGTCTGCAGTGGGTCTGCTCAGAGAGACCGATCTCTTTTCACATCTTCCTGCTGAGGACAG TCTGAGTATAGAGAGGCAGCTGGGATCACTGATCCTGGCCACAGATATCAGCCGACAGAATGACTACCTGTCCCGGTTCAGGACACATCTGGATGAGAATGACCTGTGTTTAGGACACTCTACTCATCGGCATTTCGTTCTGCAG ATGGCCCTGAAGTGTGCAGATATCTGTAACCCATGTAGACCGTGGGAGCTCAGCAAACAATGGAGTGAGAAGGTCACAGAAGAATTCTTCCACCAAG GTGACATTGAAAAGAAGCATAAACTTGAAATCAGTCCACTGTGTGACAGTGAAGCCAACACCATAGCCAGTGTTCAAATCG GTTTCATGACTTACGTGGTGGAGCCTCTTTTTGCAGAGTGGGCGCGTTTTTCAGACACGCGGCTCTCTCAGACCATGCTTGGTCATTTGGGCCTGAACAAGGCCAGTTGGAGTGCCATGGAGCCCGAGGTGTCGGGGAGCTCCGAGGAGGGGGAGTCCGAGTCGGCCCGAGCCACCGAAGAGCCCAGTTCCAGAGCCTTATCTCAGGGAAGCCAAGAGTCATGA
- the pde7a gene encoding high affinity cAMP-specific 3',5'-cyclic phosphodiesterase 7A isoform X9, with translation MGIALIWSIITVLVRWILSKRRGAISYDSSDQTALYIRMLAVTNKTIKPSFVFTPGACVIFKQLFSRDVRVRSQVGFEPERRGSHPYLGVDFRTLHSRAESAGSIPARRIRRLFSFQRHLLSSRLLRGAPHLNPLHILDEDYCGQAKCMLEKVGSWNFDIFLFDRLTNGNSLVFLTFHLLNQYGLIELFQLDMVKVRRFLVLVQEDYHNQNPYHNAVHAADVTQAMHCYLREPKLAQSLTSFDILLGLLAAATHDLDHPGVNQPFLIKTNHYLAALYRNTSVLENHHWRSAVGLLRETDLFSHLPAEDSLSIERQLGSLILATDISRQNDYLSRFRTHLDENDLCLGHSTHRHFVLQMALKCADICNPCRPWELSKQWSEKVTEEFFHQGDIEKKHKLEISPLCDSEANTIASVQIGFMTYVVEPLFAEWARFSDTRLSQTMLGHLGLNKASWSAMEPEVSGSSEEGESESARATEEPSSRALSQGSQES, from the exons ctgtgacaaacaaaacaatcaaaccCTCATTCGTGTTTACACCAG GGGCTTGTGTAATATtcaaacagctgttttcaa GAGATGTGAGAGTGAGAAGTCAGGTAGGATTTGAACCTGAACGAAGAGGCTCGCACCCATACCTGGGCGTCGATTTCCGCACTTTGCACT CCCGTGCTGAGTCAGCAGGGTCGATTCCAGCTCGGAGAATCCGGAGGCTTTTTAGTTTCCAGCGACACCTGCTTTCGTCCCGTCTGCTACGAGGAGCGCCACACCTCAACCCCCTCCACATACTGGACGAGGACTACTGCGGTCAGGCAAAG TGTATGCTTGAAAAGGTTGGAAGCTGGAATTTTGACATATTCCTCTTTGACAGACTTACAAATG gAAACAGTCTCGTCTTCTTGACATTTCATTTGCTGAACCAGTATGGCCTCATCGAACTCTTCCAGTTAGACATGGTTAAAGTGCGTCGATTTCTAG TTCTGGTTCAAGAAGACTACCACAATCAAAACCCTTACCATAATGCAGTCCATGCTGCTGATGTCACCCAGGCCATGCACTGTTACCTGAGAGAACCCAAG CTCGCCCAGTCCCTCACATCGTTCGACATCCTCTTAGGTTTGCTGGCAGCGGCCACACACGATCTGGACCACCCTGGAGTCAACCAGCCTTTCCTCATCAAAACTAACCATTACCTTGCAGCTTTGTACCGG AATACCTCAGTTCTGGAGAACCATCACTGGAGGTCTGCAGTGGGTCTGCTCAGAGAGACCGATCTCTTTTCACATCTTCCTGCTGAGGACAG TCTGAGTATAGAGAGGCAGCTGGGATCACTGATCCTGGCCACAGATATCAGCCGACAGAATGACTACCTGTCCCGGTTCAGGACACATCTGGATGAGAATGACCTGTGTTTAGGACACTCTACTCATCGGCATTTCGTTCTGCAG ATGGCCCTGAAGTGTGCAGATATCTGTAACCCATGTAGACCGTGGGAGCTCAGCAAACAATGGAGTGAGAAGGTCACAGAAGAATTCTTCCACCAAG GTGACATTGAAAAGAAGCATAAACTTGAAATCAGTCCACTGTGTGACAGTGAAGCCAACACCATAGCCAGTGTTCAAATCG GTTTCATGACTTACGTGGTGGAGCCTCTTTTTGCAGAGTGGGCGCGTTTTTCAGACACGCGGCTCTCTCAGACCATGCTTGGTCATTTGGGCCTGAACAAGGCCAGTTGGAGTGCCATGGAGCCCGAGGTGTCGGGGAGCTCCGAGGAGGGGGAGTCCGAGTCGGCCCGAGCCACCGAAGAGCCCAGTTCCAGAGCCTTATCTCAGGGAAGCCAAGAGTCATGA
- the pde7a gene encoding high affinity cAMP-specific 3',5'-cyclic phosphodiesterase 7A isoform X22: MLAVTNKTIKPSFVFTPGACVIFKQLFSRDVRVRSQVGFEPERRGSHPYLGVDFRTLHSRAESAGSIPARRIRRLFSFQRHLLSSRLLRGAPHLNPLHILDEDYCGQAKCMLEKVGSWNFDIFLFDRLTNGNSLVFLTFHLLNQYGLIELFQLDMVKVRRFLVLVQEDYHNQNPYHNAVHAADVTQAMHCYLREPKLAQSLTSFDILLGLLAAATHDLDHPGVNQPFLIKTNHYLAALYRNTSVLENHHWRSAVGLLRETDLFSHLPAEDSLSIERQLGSLILATDISRQNDYLSRFRTHLDENDLCLGHSTHRHFVLQMALKCADICNPCRPWELSKQWSEKVTEEFFHQGDIEKKHKLEISPLCDSEANTIASVQIGFMTYVVEPLFAEWARFSDTRLSQTMLGHLGLNKASWSAMEPEVSGSSEEGESESARATEEPSSRALSQGSQES, encoded by the exons ctgtgacaaacaaaacaatcaaaccCTCATTCGTGTTTACACCAG GGGCTTGTGTAATATtcaaacagctgttttcaa GAGATGTGAGAGTGAGAAGTCAGGTAGGATTTGAACCTGAACGAAGAGGCTCGCACCCATACCTGGGCGTCGATTTCCGCACTTTGCACT CCCGTGCTGAGTCAGCAGGGTCGATTCCAGCTCGGAGAATCCGGAGGCTTTTTAGTTTCCAGCGACACCTGCTTTCGTCCCGTCTGCTACGAGGAGCGCCACACCTCAACCCCCTCCACATACTGGACGAGGACTACTGCGGTCAGGCAAAG TGTATGCTTGAAAAGGTTGGAAGCTGGAATTTTGACATATTCCTCTTTGACAGACTTACAAATG gAAACAGTCTCGTCTTCTTGACATTTCATTTGCTGAACCAGTATGGCCTCATCGAACTCTTCCAGTTAGACATGGTTAAAGTGCGTCGATTTCTAG TTCTGGTTCAAGAAGACTACCACAATCAAAACCCTTACCATAATGCAGTCCATGCTGCTGATGTCACCCAGGCCATGCACTGTTACCTGAGAGAACCCAAG CTCGCCCAGTCCCTCACATCGTTCGACATCCTCTTAGGTTTGCTGGCAGCGGCCACACACGATCTGGACCACCCTGGAGTCAACCAGCCTTTCCTCATCAAAACTAACCATTACCTTGCAGCTTTGTACCGG AATACCTCAGTTCTGGAGAACCATCACTGGAGGTCTGCAGTGGGTCTGCTCAGAGAGACCGATCTCTTTTCACATCTTCCTGCTGAGGACAG TCTGAGTATAGAGAGGCAGCTGGGATCACTGATCCTGGCCACAGATATCAGCCGACAGAATGACTACCTGTCCCGGTTCAGGACACATCTGGATGAGAATGACCTGTGTTTAGGACACTCTACTCATCGGCATTTCGTTCTGCAG ATGGCCCTGAAGTGTGCAGATATCTGTAACCCATGTAGACCGTGGGAGCTCAGCAAACAATGGAGTGAGAAGGTCACAGAAGAATTCTTCCACCAAG GTGACATTGAAAAGAAGCATAAACTTGAAATCAGTCCACTGTGTGACAGTGAAGCCAACACCATAGCCAGTGTTCAAATCG GTTTCATGACTTACGTGGTGGAGCCTCTTTTTGCAGAGTGGGCGCGTTTTTCAGACACGCGGCTCTCTCAGACCATGCTTGGTCATTTGGGCCTGAACAAGGCCAGTTGGAGTGCCATGGAGCCCGAGGTGTCGGGGAGCTCCGAGGAGGGGGAGTCCGAGTCGGCCCGAGCCACCGAAGAGCCCAGTTCCAGAGCCTTATCTCAGGGAAGCCAAGAGTCATGA
- the pde7a gene encoding high affinity cAMP-specific 3',5'-cyclic phosphodiesterase 7A isoform X24, with translation MLAVTNKTIKPSFVFTPDVRVRSQVGFEPERRGSHPYLGVDFRTLHSRAESAGSIPARRIRRLFSFQRHLLSSRLLRGAPHLNPLHILDEDYCGQAKCMLEKVGSWNFDIFLFDRLTNGNSLVFLTFHLLNQYGLIELFQLDMVKVRRFLVLVQEDYHNQNPYHNAVHAADVTQAMHCYLREPKLAQSLTSFDILLGLLAAATHDLDHPGVNQPFLIKTNHYLAALYRNTSVLENHHWRSAVGLLRETDLFSHLPAEDSLSIERQLGSLILATDISRQNDYLSRFRTHLDENDLCLGHSTHRHFVLQMALKCADICNPCRPWELSKQWSEKVTEEFFHQGDIEKKHKLEISPLCDSEANTIASVQIGFMTYVVEPLFAEWARFSDTRLSQTMLGHLGLNKASWSAMEPEVSGSSEEGESESARATEEPSSRALSQGSQES, from the exons ctgtgacaaacaaaacaatcaaaccCTCATTCGTGTTTACACCAG ATGTGAGAGTGAGAAGTCAGGTAGGATTTGAACCTGAACGAAGAGGCTCGCACCCATACCTGGGCGTCGATTTCCGCACTTTGCACT CCCGTGCTGAGTCAGCAGGGTCGATTCCAGCTCGGAGAATCCGGAGGCTTTTTAGTTTCCAGCGACACCTGCTTTCGTCCCGTCTGCTACGAGGAGCGCCACACCTCAACCCCCTCCACATACTGGACGAGGACTACTGCGGTCAGGCAAAG TGTATGCTTGAAAAGGTTGGAAGCTGGAATTTTGACATATTCCTCTTTGACAGACTTACAAATG gAAACAGTCTCGTCTTCTTGACATTTCATTTGCTGAACCAGTATGGCCTCATCGAACTCTTCCAGTTAGACATGGTTAAAGTGCGTCGATTTCTAG TTCTGGTTCAAGAAGACTACCACAATCAAAACCCTTACCATAATGCAGTCCATGCTGCTGATGTCACCCAGGCCATGCACTGTTACCTGAGAGAACCCAAG CTCGCCCAGTCCCTCACATCGTTCGACATCCTCTTAGGTTTGCTGGCAGCGGCCACACACGATCTGGACCACCCTGGAGTCAACCAGCCTTTCCTCATCAAAACTAACCATTACCTTGCAGCTTTGTACCGG AATACCTCAGTTCTGGAGAACCATCACTGGAGGTCTGCAGTGGGTCTGCTCAGAGAGACCGATCTCTTTTCACATCTTCCTGCTGAGGACAG TCTGAGTATAGAGAGGCAGCTGGGATCACTGATCCTGGCCACAGATATCAGCCGACAGAATGACTACCTGTCCCGGTTCAGGACACATCTGGATGAGAATGACCTGTGTTTAGGACACTCTACTCATCGGCATTTCGTTCTGCAG ATGGCCCTGAAGTGTGCAGATATCTGTAACCCATGTAGACCGTGGGAGCTCAGCAAACAATGGAGTGAGAAGGTCACAGAAGAATTCTTCCACCAAG GTGACATTGAAAAGAAGCATAAACTTGAAATCAGTCCACTGTGTGACAGTGAAGCCAACACCATAGCCAGTGTTCAAATCG GTTTCATGACTTACGTGGTGGAGCCTCTTTTTGCAGAGTGGGCGCGTTTTTCAGACACGCGGCTCTCTCAGACCATGCTTGGTCATTTGGGCCTGAACAAGGCCAGTTGGAGTGCCATGGAGCCCGAGGTGTCGGGGAGCTCCGAGGAGGGGGAGTCCGAGTCGGCCCGAGCCACCGAAGAGCCCAGTTCCAGAGCCTTATCTCAGGGAAGCCAAGAGTCATGA
- the pde7a gene encoding high affinity cAMP-specific 3',5'-cyclic phosphodiesterase 7A isoform X23, translating to MLAVTNKTIKPSFVFTPGDVRVRSQVGFEPERRGSHPYLGVDFRTLHSRAESAGSIPARRIRRLFSFQRHLLSSRLLRGAPHLNPLHILDEDYCGQAKCMLEKVGSWNFDIFLFDRLTNGNSLVFLTFHLLNQYGLIELFQLDMVKVRRFLVLVQEDYHNQNPYHNAVHAADVTQAMHCYLREPKLAQSLTSFDILLGLLAAATHDLDHPGVNQPFLIKTNHYLAALYRNTSVLENHHWRSAVGLLRETDLFSHLPAEDSLSIERQLGSLILATDISRQNDYLSRFRTHLDENDLCLGHSTHRHFVLQMALKCADICNPCRPWELSKQWSEKVTEEFFHQGDIEKKHKLEISPLCDSEANTIASVQIGFMTYVVEPLFAEWARFSDTRLSQTMLGHLGLNKASWSAMEPEVSGSSEEGESESARATEEPSSRALSQGSQES from the exons ctgtgacaaacaaaacaatcaaaccCTCATTCGTGTTTACACCAG GAGATGTGAGAGTGAGAAGTCAGGTAGGATTTGAACCTGAACGAAGAGGCTCGCACCCATACCTGGGCGTCGATTTCCGCACTTTGCACT CCCGTGCTGAGTCAGCAGGGTCGATTCCAGCTCGGAGAATCCGGAGGCTTTTTAGTTTCCAGCGACACCTGCTTTCGTCCCGTCTGCTACGAGGAGCGCCACACCTCAACCCCCTCCACATACTGGACGAGGACTACTGCGGTCAGGCAAAG TGTATGCTTGAAAAGGTTGGAAGCTGGAATTTTGACATATTCCTCTTTGACAGACTTACAAATG gAAACAGTCTCGTCTTCTTGACATTTCATTTGCTGAACCAGTATGGCCTCATCGAACTCTTCCAGTTAGACATGGTTAAAGTGCGTCGATTTCTAG TTCTGGTTCAAGAAGACTACCACAATCAAAACCCTTACCATAATGCAGTCCATGCTGCTGATGTCACCCAGGCCATGCACTGTTACCTGAGAGAACCCAAG CTCGCCCAGTCCCTCACATCGTTCGACATCCTCTTAGGTTTGCTGGCAGCGGCCACACACGATCTGGACCACCCTGGAGTCAACCAGCCTTTCCTCATCAAAACTAACCATTACCTTGCAGCTTTGTACCGG AATACCTCAGTTCTGGAGAACCATCACTGGAGGTCTGCAGTGGGTCTGCTCAGAGAGACCGATCTCTTTTCACATCTTCCTGCTGAGGACAG TCTGAGTATAGAGAGGCAGCTGGGATCACTGATCCTGGCCACAGATATCAGCCGACAGAATGACTACCTGTCCCGGTTCAGGACACATCTGGATGAGAATGACCTGTGTTTAGGACACTCTACTCATCGGCATTTCGTTCTGCAG ATGGCCCTGAAGTGTGCAGATATCTGTAACCCATGTAGACCGTGGGAGCTCAGCAAACAATGGAGTGAGAAGGTCACAGAAGAATTCTTCCACCAAG GTGACATTGAAAAGAAGCATAAACTTGAAATCAGTCCACTGTGTGACAGTGAAGCCAACACCATAGCCAGTGTTCAAATCG GTTTCATGACTTACGTGGTGGAGCCTCTTTTTGCAGAGTGGGCGCGTTTTTCAGACACGCGGCTCTCTCAGACCATGCTTGGTCATTTGGGCCTGAACAAGGCCAGTTGGAGTGCCATGGAGCCCGAGGTGTCGGGGAGCTCCGAGGAGGGGGAGTCCGAGTCGGCCCGAGCCACCGAAGAGCCCAGTTCCAGAGCCTTATCTCAGGGAAGCCAAGAGTCATGA
- the pde7a gene encoding high affinity cAMP-specific 3',5'-cyclic phosphodiesterase 7A isoform X12 has protein sequence MSGCADAARVLSPYGHGWVVCHAPLSSLRRGAISYDSSDQTALYIRMLAVTNKTIKPSFVFTPGDVRVRSQVGFEPERRGSHPYLGVDFRTLHSRAESAGSIPARRIRRLFSFQRHLLSSRLLRGAPHLNPLHILDEDYCGQAKCMLEKVGSWNFDIFLFDRLTNGNSLVFLTFHLLNQYGLIELFQLDMVKVRRFLVLVQEDYHNQNPYHNAVHAADVTQAMHCYLREPKLAQSLTSFDILLGLLAAATHDLDHPGVNQPFLIKTNHYLAALYRNTSVLENHHWRSAVGLLRETDLFSHLPAEDSLSIERQLGSLILATDISRQNDYLSRFRTHLDENDLCLGHSTHRHFVLQMALKCADICNPCRPWELSKQWSEKVTEEFFHQGDIEKKHKLEISPLCDSEANTIASVQIGFMTYVVEPLFAEWARFSDTRLSQTMLGHLGLNKASWSAMEPEVSGSSEEGESESARATEEPSSRALSQGSQES, from the exons ctgtgacaaacaaaacaatcaaaccCTCATTCGTGTTTACACCAG GAGATGTGAGAGTGAGAAGTCAGGTAGGATTTGAACCTGAACGAAGAGGCTCGCACCCATACCTGGGCGTCGATTTCCGCACTTTGCACT CCCGTGCTGAGTCAGCAGGGTCGATTCCAGCTCGGAGAATCCGGAGGCTTTTTAGTTTCCAGCGACACCTGCTTTCGTCCCGTCTGCTACGAGGAGCGCCACACCTCAACCCCCTCCACATACTGGACGAGGACTACTGCGGTCAGGCAAAG TGTATGCTTGAAAAGGTTGGAAGCTGGAATTTTGACATATTCCTCTTTGACAGACTTACAAATG gAAACAGTCTCGTCTTCTTGACATTTCATTTGCTGAACCAGTATGGCCTCATCGAACTCTTCCAGTTAGACATGGTTAAAGTGCGTCGATTTCTAG TTCTGGTTCAAGAAGACTACCACAATCAAAACCCTTACCATAATGCAGTCCATGCTGCTGATGTCACCCAGGCCATGCACTGTTACCTGAGAGAACCCAAG CTCGCCCAGTCCCTCACATCGTTCGACATCCTCTTAGGTTTGCTGGCAGCGGCCACACACGATCTGGACCACCCTGGAGTCAACCAGCCTTTCCTCATCAAAACTAACCATTACCTTGCAGCTTTGTACCGG AATACCTCAGTTCTGGAGAACCATCACTGGAGGTCTGCAGTGGGTCTGCTCAGAGAGACCGATCTCTTTTCACATCTTCCTGCTGAGGACAG TCTGAGTATAGAGAGGCAGCTGGGATCACTGATCCTGGCCACAGATATCAGCCGACAGAATGACTACCTGTCCCGGTTCAGGACACATCTGGATGAGAATGACCTGTGTTTAGGACACTCTACTCATCGGCATTTCGTTCTGCAG ATGGCCCTGAAGTGTGCAGATATCTGTAACCCATGTAGACCGTGGGAGCTCAGCAAACAATGGAGTGAGAAGGTCACAGAAGAATTCTTCCACCAAG GTGACATTGAAAAGAAGCATAAACTTGAAATCAGTCCACTGTGTGACAGTGAAGCCAACACCATAGCCAGTGTTCAAATCG GTTTCATGACTTACGTGGTGGAGCCTCTTTTTGCAGAGTGGGCGCGTTTTTCAGACACGCGGCTCTCTCAGACCATGCTTGGTCATTTGGGCCTGAACAAGGCCAGTTGGAGTGCCATGGAGCCCGAGGTGTCGGGGAGCTCCGAGGAGGGGGAGTCCGAGTCGGCCCGAGCCACCGAAGAGCCCAGTTCCAGAGCCTTATCTCAGGGAAGCCAAGAGTCATGA